Genomic segment of Mytilus edulis chromosome 12, xbMytEdul2.2, whole genome shotgun sequence:
GTATAAATATTGTCAAATCTATGAAACTCTAGAAAAGTACTGCTTGTTTTTGATGTTTTGCTTTTCGTAACATTTTGAcagtgtttatttatttttttcttaatattttccttttttctattttcagttacTTTATATGATTTATGGTGTTCAGATGTTCTTAGAAGAGATGTTATGGTAAGTaaatcttttcttttgatttgatatttttgagTACGTTTACTATAGATAGAAGTTCTAATCCTAAAAGGTTTTAAATAGAAATCATACAGTTTATCTTTTctaatataattgtttttatctgaatcattttttgtttttggtattaTCAAAGATACTTCTGTCAGTCAATAGTAACATTAGCATgaagatatatattataatacaatgtttgaaaagttttacttttctttttttcatatctactcttgtaacatttgtttttgaATCTTTGTTCCATTCAATTATCTTTACATAATTACTTAATACAcacaaacataaatacaataGACAAGacaaataaacatacatgtttttttttttttttttttttttttatatataaaatgttctaTAATTTATAGATGTACGGATTGTCTTTTCCCATCTGGTTGATTGGGAGTTGGTGGGGTTCTTTCCTTTGCTGCTTTTGATTTATTGTTGGGGGTTAAAAATTTCGAAATGTCAGGTTGAGTTGATGATGAATTTTTGTTTGCTTCTGCTGATTTTGATGCCTGTTGTTCAGAGGAGTTACACTTTTGTCCTTCCTTTTTTGCAGACTTGTTAGCAGCTTTTGTtgctttctttctttcttttttgttgtttccTGGTGTTGTTTCTTTGTTCAGTGACATAGAATGTGCCAGAATGTCTTCATCATCTCCTTCTGTTAATTCAGATTGATCATCAGTTTTCTCTATTTTGTCATTTTCTATGGGAGTTTCATTTTGTTGACTTTCTTCATACTTTGCATTAACTTCATCTATAGCTATTGTTGTTTCTTGTTGCTCTTCTCCTTCTGTTTCAGATTGTTTTCCACTGTTCTTTTTTATAAAGGTAGGGCATTCAAGCATTTTATGGCCATATTCATTGCATAACCTGCATTTCCATTCATTTGGACAGTTATGTATATTATGTCCTTTCAGTTGGCATTTGTTACATAAGAACATGTCTGTATCTTTCAGTTGACCAAAGTGATATACTCTTGCTGTGTATTTACCTATTGTAAGAAACCTTGACAGTGGTGTGTCAAACTTTTTGCATAACACTATTCTGTCACCTGTCCAGCAGTGGGTAACCAAGTTGTCAACCCTGAGTCTTTCTCTGTTTATACTGATGACATCTATGTTTTTTTGTCTTAATTCTCTGTCAATTTGGCCGTCATCTGCTGATAGTGGGATGTTTTTAACTCTTATTGTTGTTGTTAACCACTCATCCTTTTGATAGTATGGATTCTGAGAATGCAGGGGTATCGTCTTATTTCTTAGGGTGATACCTTCTGTTAGCAACAGCATTCTGTCTTTCGCAGTGTCTAAATATATTCTCcacatttgttttattctttGTATGCCTCTTACAAACTGCGGTTTGATCTTGTGTTCAAGTGCTTTGTAGATTTCAACATGTGTTATCCACAGTTCTTTTGGTGGAGATTTGTTGCCAAAGAAGTCTGATTCTTTAATAAAGATAGGTTTGACTCCTGTAAGCTTTAGTTCAGGATCACTGTAGGCCTGATAATTTGCACTATGATGTTTGACAACATTGGAGAAAGATGGCGCCGAGTTATTTTCGCTACCACCGGACGGAGATTTGTCAATTTCAGGTTGTTTACCATCTAAATCTTGCTTGTTGCTTTCATTTTGTTGTTCTGGTATCATTGTTTGATTGTTAGACATTGTTTTAATGACTTACTGTTCTATAAATATacactttttatgattttttcatCAGAGCTATTCACCACTAGACCTTGGTTTAAGGGGCGATAATTCTGATTGGCCTGGTGGAGCAAACCTTTGCTCCAGAGCATTAACCAACGctttataattttgttgtttatCTATCGGTAAATCACCCAAAATGCCTTTAGCTTGCCCCCTTAGTGCGACTGCTAAATACAGTCCTTTATCCTGTTCAGACCAATTATTAATACTTGAGCAAGCCTCAAAATGGGACTTAAAATCTAACCATGAGGAAGTACCTTCATATGTTGCAGGTTTAACTCGTACTGACGTAGAGTTGTTTTGTCTCAAGTTTTTATCATCTGTCTTCATAATGGGTTCATTATTTCTCTTAGTATCTGTAGAGCGATATTTTGATCTTACAGTTACCCCTGATGGTACATCATCTTTGTTATCATCAAGTAAATTGGGATACAATCTGTCCTCACTTGGTTCCCTAAAGGATTCTAATTGCTCCAATTGCTCTTTCAATTTCCTTATATCACAATCTATTAGTTCAGATTCTGTCGATGGTCGACCAGAAGCATACCCGGACTCTTCCATGGAATCATAAGATAAGCGATGCGAAGGTAGTCTAGGTGTAGACTAACTAGGATTTTCTAATCCGTTCATTTTGCTCATGAATTCATCCATTTCATCTGGAAATAGTTTTGCCATTCTGATTTTTCAAGAAATAACAACAacagtattttaaatattttattatcttaaatattattgaGCGTTTAATTGACTCAAAAAGCTCTTTTGGCTCCTTACTAATTTTTCCGAATCGTATTGATTAACTCAGATGTACTAAGTTTTCTCagatcccaccgctgccaccaatttATGTAACGTGTCTGGGGTCCATACCCTAGTTGATTCTCGAGATCTGAGACTTGTATATTTTCTTATTGTTTATAATTTCTCTCTTACTCTCTCTCTGCTCATTAAAGCTCCTCCAGCTCAATGATTATTCAGCCTTACTGGCTTACTGACTCTATAGGTCAATTAAATAGCAAGATCTACTTGCTCACTAGCTCTGTAGCTCTTAGCTCAACAGACTCACTAGCGCTGTAGCTCCACTGGCTCACAATATTGCCGCTCTTTCCGCTATATCTTTCAATCAACAAAGCTCTCTTAGCTCTCTAGCTCCTCCGTTTCTCTCGATACAGCTCACTTACAGCTTAAGATAATTCTTCTACTAAGTTTCAGTTATTGGAAACACTTGAGCAGTGAATCCAATGTTTGGAACAATAAGCAGGTATTTATCCTATCACTTATACGTGTGATCTGATCGTAATACCGACCCTGACTGACGGCTGTTTATATACCCCTGGATGATTGGGATATACCACTTTTGGACAATACCATTATCCAATATTGCCTAGTAACGAGGGTGTATCAACCCTGGATGAGTCTACCTTTATTGGACTGTGCCATATTGAGCATATCATAGTTACAAGGGACGTCAAGTTATGAAACGATAATATTGCAACGTAAATGGGTTTTCGTGTGTAAACGTATTTTTCATTCATAATCTGTCTCATGACATTAAACCCTGCTAGCTCAGCCATTTACGTTACTGGTATAGAGGGTTCGGCCTGTGTTTTCGCTCCAGGACTTCTGACAGAATACTGACAATACAACGAAACAGTAAATTCAATAAATGACAGGTATAAGAAACCTAAAAAAGACCAGTGATGACGATTTGCCAAGCAATGTATTTGCTCATAGaacaaatgacaaaaattcataaaacagtttcatatttaatagacaaagacaacataaatacataaatcataTCGCGGTATCTCCAgggcaaaaatatcaatttagaatttcaataCACTTTCGAACTTCCCCTTTTTGGACAAACAATGCGGTGAAAAATACCCATACAAGTTAACCATTTCAAAGAAGCGTTTGGCCTTAGTGCAatctaattgaataaaataaaatgatactagAATTTGAAGTGTCCGTTTACTTAAAATATTGAGAGCTGTACACTATTCGTTtttaactaaattataatccaatCAATCAAGTTGTGACGTCAACCTTCCGAGACAAAATAATTATACCAACTGGTTCCCACCGACTTTGTTAGACTAGAACATGAATCTCATTATTCTATGACTAGGGAACAAAAATCGatccagtaaaaaaaaaccatcgcaTTTCCCGTTTAGTTTTCAATCCAACCAGAGCAATGTCTGAAAAACGTTTTTCAGTAAAATTGACCAGTTCAAGatcaaaaaccaaaacatgcgATAATATAAAATTCTATTTCAGAGTAATTAGGCACGAACAATCTCATAGATTGACGACCGTTACTCCAAAATATCCCTCGGATTAACCCTCTGTCTAAATATCGCTATCAAAATGAAACCCATCTCTTTATAAACCcgaaatcataaaatatcaagCTAGTGTACAATTCCCTCTATTTATTCTGGAACGGAAACgtaaatttaacattttagaACTGTTTGACTACGAGAccgaaaagaaatatatcaaatgtaaagaaataaatatttaagtcaaacatcgaaatacaaaataaattgaaattttaaagtaCAACTTACCAGTACGAAAGTTTTCCCCAATCTAAAGAAATACTGCCCTGACGAGGTTTAAATATCCAAGTCTGGACATTGAGTTCAAGCACGAGATAAACGATCCCCGCGAAAAAGTGACCGGACAACTAtagttatatatagtatctaaaaatagaaaaaggggaATTTACGATGACCCACAAACGTTACAATACCCCCTACCCAGAAAAACAAATCGTCCGCGATTTGACAACATAGTAAGACAATTTAAAGGACAAGACACGGTTGTCTTTAAACAGTTGaaaatgtgcattgtattgtatataatttaaaatttcaaagtctAAATGATGATAAATGTCCAAGAAGGTCCAAACAGTGATGAAGGTCTAAATGGTGACGAAGGTCCAAATAGTGATGAAGGTACAAATGGTGACGAAGGTCCAAATAGTGATGAAGGTCCAAATGGTGACGAAGGTCCAAATAGTGATGAAGGTTCAAATGGTGACGAAGGTCCAAACATTTCCATTGTTAAAGGCAATTTCATCATAAACGTTCAACAGATATTTCCATGCGAATTAAGAATTGAATCCATATACGtctttaatattcttttattcCAACAATGCACAAACACTGAAAAATAATAACTGACAAAAAAtagaatcaaatcaaatataaaaaaattaaaaaaatctttatgcTTTTGGAGATACTGACAACCACATATATTAACATTTTACGTGCAGAGCACGGAGATTGGGGAAGGTAAAAATACTAAATTAACGTAATTTTGGATACATGTAATCTGAAATGAACTAAGGCCAAGCAATTATTTTCGAGAAAATCAGTACCGATTACATGAGTGTGCTACAAGAACAAACTAATTATGTAATTAATCAGTATTTCCAATATAGAATAATTATTACTACAAATCAATATATCTAATGCAATGAAGTCAAATAAGTGTTTATGGTGTGTGTACTAAACCCAACTTCAGACGTACAGTAAGCAAACTATGCATAAGAAAGATACTTTTGACAATCACTTTTTAATGCTATTCTTTTATTTCAGAGTGCATTTTTTTCCCCACCCATGactctatatatatctatatgtataCTGCCATACTGTGAATCTTAGTTCACGTATCAATATTATTCATAAATCATCTATATTCAGCTTAAAACTACTGCACCACCAAAGCTTATGGTAGCGATGTATGGCCAGAGCAAAGCTAATACTTTCTATGTATATTATATCCAGGCAGTTTCAACTGTATACTAATGTTCAACTGGTCATGTGCATGGGTGAATCATAAATCATGTATTTACTGTCATGTATACGATTTACATGaataagattaaaaaataatgtattcgtgtatttttttttatgcacctCTAAAATTGGGTTCAgcacatttttttctatatatcatCATCACATGCAATCTACACTGCATTAATCTTTTAACCATGTACAAATAAACATATTCCATCACAAGACACCGTAAATCTATTATCATTATTAAAAAAGAGCACCAGCGGAAGGCCAACTTTCATCACTAAACTTTCAATAATTTTTAcatggaaaaaaaaaccatatccgGTTACCACCTTTCCAAATCACTTTGTTAATTTCAAATTCCTCCCAATAAATACTTTTAACTAAGATTAACGTCCTTACGCAGGCAAAATTGACCATTCACGCAAGACGCAAATCTGAagataattcataaataaatgaACATCTGAATAAATAGAATAACCCCGAAAAAAACCCGTATAATAAACCCcttaatatatatgatatataatagtATATTCAAGTATGAAGGCACCGGCTGTGTAGAAAACAATTCCTTATTCACAACAAGTCTATGCATggacttgtaaaaaaaaatcactcatACGTAATTTACAACATATATCAACCTTTAAATGAATATGACCTTTTATTAAAACAATctatgcaaatattcaaatttgCCAACATACAGAAACAAAGGTTTCGTACCCCTTATCTTAACGAAGTATCAGTTCATGACACACAATGACTGTAAATAGTCCAAATTCCGTTATTCCGCACATATATAAAATAGTTCTTCAGCATAACGCATCCTTGCTGCAGTCAAGAATATAATTTACATACGTTGGTTCTGACCTTGGTCAGGTGTCAGAATCAACCTTTCAACATACAGATTGTCCATAGAAATAAATCCATCAATATAAACGTTCGACTATAGTTATACTTCGCAGATAAGGAGGCACAACAAATACATACACTGTCggcaaggtaaaaaaaaaaattacgaaataaacttttttttaattttctttttatgaacATGAAATGAATGATAACAACATTTTGTTACACAGCCGGTGAAAAATCTGACAAGCTATACAGTTTATATTACAAGCTCAGCCTTCCACTGTCGCTACCAATTTTCTCgagattaaaataaaatcaaagtaatGAGGTGCGGAAGTTCGAAAATGAAATGAAAGGTCCTAAAGCTAGCAAATCGGGGGGACTCGAGTAAGATGGGGTCCCACGTTGGCGCCAATGCAACGTAAATGGGTTTTCGTGTGTAAACGTATTTTTCATTCATAATCTGTCTCATGACATTAAACCCTGCTAGCTCAGCCATTTACGTTACTGGTATAGAGGGTTCGGCCAGTGCTTTCGCTCCAGGACTTCTGACAGCATACTGACAATACAACGAAACAGTAAATTCAATAAATGACAGGTATAAGAAACCTAAAAATGACCAGTGATGACGATTTGCCAAGCAATGTATTTGTTCATAGaacaaatgacaaaaattcataaaacagtttcatatttaatagacaaagacaacataaatacataaatcataTCGCGGTATCTCCAgggcaaaaatatcaatttagaatttcaataCACTTTCGAACTTCCCCTTTTTGGACAAACAATGCGGTGAAAAATACCCATACAAGTTAACCATTTCAAAGAAGCGTTTGGCCTTAGTGCTatctaattgaataaaataaaatgatactagAATTTGAAGTGTCCGTTTACTTAAAATATTGAGAGCTGTACACTATTCGTTtttaactaaattataatccaatCAATCAAGTTGTGACGTCAACCTTCCGAGACAAAATAATTATACCCACTGGTTCCCACCGACTTTGTTAGACTAGAACATGAATCTCATTATTCTATGACTAGGGAACAAAAATCGatccagtaaaaaaaaaccatcgcaTTTCCCGTTTAGTTTTCAATCCAACCAGAGCAATGTCTGAAAAACGTTTTTCAGTAAAATTGACCAGTTCAAGATCCAAAACCAAAACATGCGATAATATAAAATTCTATTTCAGAGTAATTAGGCACGAACAATCCCATAGATTGACGACCGTTACTCCAAAATATCCCTCGGATTAACCCTCTGTCTAAATATCGCTATCAAAATGAAACCCATCTCTTTATAAACCcgaaatcataaaatatcaagCTAGTGTACAATTCCCTCTATTTATTCTGGAACGGAAACgtaaatttaacattttagaACTGTTTGACTACGAGAccgaaaagaaatatatcaaatgtaaagaaataaatatttaagtcaaacatcgaaatacaaaataaattgaaattttaaagtaCAACTTACCAGTACGAAAGTTTTCCCCAATCTAAAGAAATACTGTCCTGACGAGGTTTAAATATCCAAGTCTGAACATTGAGTTCAAGCACGAGATAAACGATCCCCGCGAAAAAGTGACTGGACAACTAtagttatatatagtatctaaaaatagaaaaaggggaATTTACGATGACCCACAAACGTTACAATATCTCATCTCAAGGAAGATATTACGGAACCCGATGACCATAAAAATaccatttatattgttattacatCTCACACTGAAGATTCTTCATACAAGTTAACTCATTTGCCAGTTTATGAAATAGTCGGAGATATACATGACTACTTGAATTGGAAAGTAGAATGTAGTCCGAAATAATGCAAGTTATCAAATGATTAACCTCACTGTAACTTTAATAAAATGTAACTTATTAATACGATGAAGTTTAAGGTAAGTATTAagacaaataaagaaattgtaaCTGTACCTTTTAATTCCAATGTTTTGATGTTTAGGGTTCAAATAGGAAAGGGGACAGTAACTACTGACTTCGCCCTTGTTAATGCATAGTCGTACCAAAGCCTTTCGTCACAATACTCAATAGATATAGTCCAGATATGACCATAGATACAAGAGgcaaataacaataacaataacaataattgTATTAAAGTCACACAAGTGTCAGTGGATGAAGCGTTGATAGAACTTACTGATCTTATATTGTCAGTTGCACATTCATCTCTCAAAAAGCCAAAAGTTACAAAAACTTCTCACTCtaaacctaaaaataaaaaaaatggtttgacGAAGATCTTGGGTAAAACTAGACAAAACCTCATCAGATATGCTCGTATTTATAGCAAATTTCCCAAGGACAATTTCGTGAGAAACCATTACTACAAACGTTATCGAGAGTATAACAAACTGCGTAAGTTTAAATATAAACAGCATAGGCAGTCAATATTGATCCAGTTGGAACCTCTTCAAGAGAATAATTCAAAGCTTTATTGGAATCTTGTTAAGGACTTGAGAGATATGAGAGAAAGAGACCATAAAAGTTCTGCCGTTGATCCATCCACCTGGGTAAATCACCTCAAAAATCTAAATGAAGTAAAAGACAACTTCAAACAACGCCTTAGCGAACTTGATAAATTACTAGACCGTctacaaaaagaaaaatctttAATGAACTTGACATGCTTATTAGTCAAGAAGAAATTTCTATAGCTATATCAAAACTAAAATATAACAAGTCGCCAGGATACATTTATGATTTATCTAATAACATGCTTTAATGTGGGCAAACTGCTATTATTCCTTGTATTCATAAGCTATTTAATGCTTGTCTGTCAAGTTGTAATTATCCCTGTGCTTGAGCTCTTGGATATATTACGTCAGAACATAAATCTAACGACATATCTGATCCAAATAATTACAGGGGTATTGCAGTAACTAGTGCCATAGGAAAATTATTCAACAGTGTGTTAAATAATAGGCTTGATGTATTTCTGGATAAACACAATATCATACATGAGTGTCAGATAGGTTTTACAAGAAAGGCTAGAATTTgtgatcatttatttattttgaaatgtattataGATGAATATTGTAATTCAGAAGATGGTAGGGTGTATGTCTGCTTTGTTGACTTTTAAAAGGCTTTTGACACTGTTATTCACTCCGGATTGAAAATTAAGCTTTTAAAAATTGGTGTAGGCACATTGTTTTACAATATCGTTATAAGCAAATGTATGAGGTAAGCAAATCCTGCATTCGAATTAAGAATAGCATTACAGATTTCTTCCCTATACAGCTTAGAGTTAACCAGGGAGATCACCGAAGTTCTAACCTGTTTATGCTGAGCCTGACTCAGCTAGTATAACCATGGGACTGTATCGCAATCTCggcaaattataaagaataacaacttgTGTGTGAAGATTGTAGATTATAATTCCACCAGAAATGGTACAGGAGTTTTACAGAGTGTGTATTGtttggtaaactgaaagaaataaaaatacaatatttacaatatgtacgaaagaaatatatgaatgttcaatgcagtaataatatcaagtcaaaaacgaaagtagaattctcaggtcaattcatagaaataaacaattacagttcGTATTTGTTGAATAAACGTGGAATTCAAGTTAACGTAATTAacggtatatatatttaacagtttataatcGATTTGAAACGTACTTGACGGTGATTTGTCACAATATCCACAGGAGCAGATTTGTCGTTGCATCCATTTGCAATAGACAGGTGAGGAAGAGAAAGTAAACGGTAGTGAAAATACGGATAAGTCCAGATTATTTCCGGAAAATATGAATGTCTGAAAATTCAATCCAATAGACTTTATAGTAAATATAGTTGCGTATGTGATCCAGAATACTCCCCGTCTGGAATCTACCTGATATCACTATTCCAGAAAGTATAATTCCAAATGTGAATGTCACTATATTAAtccaaaatatatacatataattacaCAGGTTTGTTTTCTATGAGAAGAATCATGTCCACGATAGGGCGTGTGTAGGTTGTGGCTTTTCCATTAACGATTACTCGCACTTCTGCTTTTCGGACATGTTCGTCTGAACTTTTAAAAGAGTTCACTATAATTTCAACGGGCAATTGGGTACGGAAAATGTTTTTGTCCTTTAGAAGAATGACGTCTCCTTCGATGATATCACGGCGATCTTCGGTCCATTTTCGTCGTGGTTGTAGTAACGGCAGCTACTCCTTCCTCCAACGGGACCAGAAAACACTGGCTAGAGCCTGTACTCGTCTCCATTCGGCAAGACAGAGATCTCGCTTGTCGAATTCCCCAAGATGGTCTGAAGTGAAAATGTAGTCTGTTTTCTGCGTCAATAACATAGCCGGAGTTAATATTAACGGATTCTCTGGATCTGTTGATACCAGTACCAGAGGTCTAGAGTTCACTATTGCTGAAACTTCTGCCATTAGTGTGTTGAGCACGTCATGTGTTAGGCTTCTTCCGGCTGCGTTAAGAAGCATAGAATCAAGAATTATCCTAGTGATACCAATCATTCTTTCCCAGGCTCCACCCATGTGGGACGAATGCGGCGGATTGAAGATTGAAGTTGTACCAGAATTGTACAGAAAGTTATTGAAGGGTCCATCTTCAACGTTGATTGAGTCAATCTTTAAATCGTCGATTGCGCCGATAAAGTTCGTTCCACGGTCAGATCGGAAAATCTTAACTTGGCCTCTTATAGCGGTGAATCTCCTGACAGCGTTTATGAAGGCTGAAGAACTCATTTCCTCGATTAATTCGATGTGAATAGCTCTTGTCACTAAGCATGTGAATAAAATTGCCCAACGCTTTGAGTTGGCGTATCCACCACGTGTTTTACGTGAAACAATTGTCCAGGGTCCAAAGGTGTCTATTCCAACGTTAGTAAACGGAGGTGAAGGTTCAAGACGGTCCTCTGGCAAATCAGACATGATTTGATACTCGGTTTTTCCTCTGAGTTTGCGGCATGTCACACATTTGTGAATAATAGATGAGATCAAGCGTTTTGCTCCTACGATCCAAAATCCTGCGGATCGAATCGCTCCATCTGTGAAATGGCGACCTTGATGTTTTATCTTGTTGTGGTAGTGTCGAACTAATAATGTCGCTATATGATGGCGTCCAGGGACGATCAATGGTTTCTTTTCACGGAGGTTTAAGTCAGATTTGGCGATACGGCCTCCTACTCGTAATAGTCCTCGTTCGTCCAAAAACGGATTAAGGTTAGCTATCGGACTCCGCTTATGGATTTGTTCCTGACGTTTAATGCAATCTATTTCATCTCCGTAAACTTCATATTGAGCAGATATTATGATGAAATTTTCGGCATTCGAAAAGCCTTCCAGAGAAGTCACTGGTGCTGTCTGTTTTGACCCGTGTAAACGGGAGAAACGTTCCAAAAAGGCTATCGCTCGCACAAGTGATGTCCAGTTGGAGAATCTGTTGAATCTATCAGTTCCGATACCTTTTTGCTCAAGTGTGGCAAATGTTTTTGCAACATTAACAGTTGCACGTATTTCTCCATCTTCCTCTGGGTCAATTAGCTGATATATGTCCTCAGAATTCTTTTGTTCTGAGAAAAGAAGTTGTCTTGGTCCTAATAACCATTCGCTGCTATGAATTTCGTGAGCAGGTACGGACCTTGTTCCCGAGTCTGCGGGATACGGTTAGTTGGTACATAATTCCAGTGACTTGGAGagctaaattttcttattttctctaCTCTATTGGCGACATAGATAAAAAAACCTTCTTGTCTCGTTACTGATGTAGCCTAGGACTACTTTACTGTCTGTGTTATCTAGACTGCTAATACTGCAGCAGATAGTTCAAGGCGTGGAATAGTATGACCACTTGTTGGTGCAACTTTAGCTTTCCCAACGGCAAGAATGAAACCTATGTTTGGTTCACCACTACTGTCGGTAGTGCGTAGATATGCAACAGCTGCTATGGCTTTTTCTGATGCATCAGAGAAGACATGTAACTCCTTTGTGGTGGTTTTGCTGAGATACGGCACGTAGGTACGTGGAATGCGCAATGTTTCGATAGCAATTAGAGTATCTCTCCAAGATTTCTACTCATCTGCTGTCTCGTCAGTGAGAGGTTGGTCCCAATCGATGGTTTCTGATACTATTTTCCTTAATAGGAGTTTCCCTTGTATAATCACCGGAGCCAAAAATCCCAGAGGATCGTAGAGACTGTTTATCGTCGATAAAATTCCTCTCCGAGTGATCGGTTTGTTTTCTGATGATAATTGAAATAAGAAGTTATCAGTGTTTACGTCCCAGCTGAGATCAAGACTACGTTGTAGGGGTTAACTGTCGCATTCTAAGTCTAGATCTTTAAGATTTGAAGCCAAATCACTGGCATGAAATGCAGACATAACTTCAGCACAATTAGAGGCAAACTTGTGAAGTCGTAAGTTTCCATATTTTGCTAATGCTTGCTGTGTGTCCTTCATGAGCT
This window contains:
- the LOC139497891 gene encoding uncharacterized protein, which produces MESINGNDKFDLPVLIECDHIPNNRDEIPTPEVTMHHPHLKELRGSIPPIEENCQILLLIGRDLLEAHHVLDQRIGPPRTPYAQQLKLGWVVIGETCINKQHVPLELNVKITNILPTGQPSTFQPCTSKFDIRENYTDPVTKDLQSPLFEKTRDDDKPGHSYEDKMFMKQMDNEFVRDSDGSWVAPLPFQVPRQPLPSNRQQALHRANMLDTSLNRNPVKREHFLTFMSKILDNNHAELAPPLHEHEECWYLPLFGVYHPKKPDQIRGVFDSSAKCNGVSLNSVLLTGPDLTNDLFGVLLRFRKEMVAVTADVQHMFHCFVVRKDHRNYLRFLWHKDSDLKENLVEYRMRVHVFGNSPSPAVATLGLRKAAQASELEFGSHVTSFVTRDFYVDDGLTSCPTKEETVKLMKDTQQALAKYGNLRLHKFASNCAEVMSAFHASDLASNLKDLDLECDNSGTRSVPAHEIHSSEWLLGPRQLLFSEQKNSEDIYQLIDPEEDGEIRATVNVAKTFATLEQKGIGTDRFNRFSNWTSLVRAIAFLERFSRLHGSKQTAPVTSLEGFSNAENFIIISAQYEVYGDEIDCIKRQEQIHKRSPIANLNPFLDERGLLRVGGRIAKSDLNLREKKPLIVPGRHHIATLLVRHYHNKIKHQGRHFTDGAIRSAGFWIVGAKRLISSIIHKCVTCRKLRGKTEYQIMSDLPEDRLEPSPPFTNVGIDTFGPWTIVSRKTRGGYANSKRWAILFTCLVTRAIHIELIEEMSSSAFINAVRRFTAIRGQVKIFRSDRGTNFIGAIDDLKIDSINVEDGPFNNFLYNSGTTSIFNPPHSSHMGGAWERMIGITRIILDSMLLNAAGRSLTHDVLNTLMAEVSAIVNSRPLVLVSTDPENPLILTPAMLLTQKTDYIFTSDHLGEFDKRDLCLAEWRRVQALASVFWSRWRKE